One window from the genome of Bacillus tianshenii encodes:
- a CDS encoding formyltransferase family protein yields the protein MNKKFVVIGCLEETVDTLNALIMYGCKPDHIITLKQENVNINKVTNYVDLTNWSKENNIPCSYVEYYDLKDVNDQETIRNINPDILMVIGWQRLIPESILECINIGTIGFHGSSNFLPWGRGRSPINWSILENKTRFILHMFFINPGIDDGDIIGMEAYDINQWDTCRSLYYKTSIAQAKLIRKFLPLLFQGKFPTFPQIGEPFYYQKRTPEDGHINWKLEANSICRLVRAVTSPYPGAFCYYKEDKGKVMVWEAQPFTNDLFNSAKKGEVVFISYNEKEFVVKTLNGSLLITKYSAERPPKVGELLE from the coding sequence ATGAATAAAAAGTTTGTTGTAATAGGTTGTTTGGAGGAAACTGTTGATACATTAAATGCCTTAATAATGTATGGGTGTAAGCCTGACCATATTATTACTTTAAAACAAGAAAATGTGAATATAAATAAGGTTACAAATTATGTTGATTTAACAAATTGGTCAAAAGAAAATAACATTCCATGCTCGTACGTAGAATACTATGACCTCAAAGATGTTAATGATCAAGAAACTATACGCAATATTAATCCCGATATATTAATGGTTATTGGTTGGCAAAGATTGATTCCTGAATCGATATTAGAATGTATAAATATTGGTACTATCGGATTTCATGGTTCTAGTAATTTTCTTCCATGGGGGAGAGGTAGGTCACCAATAAATTGGAGTATTTTGGAAAACAAAACCCGTTTTATTTTACATATGTTTTTTATTAATCCCGGTATTGATGATGGTGATATTATTGGTATGGAGGCGTATGATATTAATCAATGGGATACTTGTCGTTCACTCTATTATAAAACAAGTATTGCACAAGCTAAATTAATTAGAAAGTTTTTGCCTCTACTTTTTCAAGGGAAATTTCCGACCTTTCCTCAGATAGGTGAACCGTTTTATTATCAAAAAAGAACTCCAGAAGATGGACATATAAATTGGAAGTTAGAAGCAAATAGCATATGCAGGCTTGTTAGAGCAGTAACATCCCCATATCCAGGGGCTTTTTGTTATTATAAGGAAGATAAAGGGAAGGTTATGGTGTGGGAAGCACAACCATTTACTAATGACTTGTTTAATTCGGCAAAAAAAGGCGAAGTTGTTTTTATTTCTTATAATGAAAAGGAATTTGTGGTGAAAACATTAAATGGTTCTCTTTTAATTACAAAATATTCTGCGGAACGTCCTCCAAAAGTAGGTGAATTGTTAGAATGA